The Nitrospira sp. KM1 genome includes a window with the following:
- the ybgF gene encoding tol-pal system protein YbgF — translation MKHTLASLVGCAVVTLGMAVLAGCAKHADFVEVRDQLATISKSQDQDQKRLEALQRRLDSVERIKDGDAMRPKIDDLAGRLQKLESRLAKVEESSLFSSAPKLDPIPSESPKPAKSQKSSGSMDSTALVPGIPSITPTSAFNLAYNDYLNGKYDLAVTGFQRFVKDFPGTSLTPNAHYWLGESYYQQKDYTRAMQAFEYVSTEYPGNEKVPASLFKLGLAAGETGDLAKSKKNLKRVIEEFPTSDEAKLAKNKLAEIR, via the coding sequence GTGAAGCATACACTCGCCTCGCTGGTCGGTTGCGCCGTCGTAACCTTGGGGATGGCTGTTCTTGCGGGGTGCGCCAAGCACGCGGATTTTGTCGAGGTGCGGGACCAGCTGGCGACGATATCGAAATCGCAGGATCAGGATCAAAAACGACTGGAGGCCCTGCAGCGACGATTGGATTCGGTTGAACGTATCAAGGACGGGGATGCCATGCGCCCGAAGATAGACGATCTGGCTGGGCGTCTGCAAAAACTGGAGAGTCGTCTAGCTAAGGTGGAGGAATCCTCGCTCTTCTCCAGTGCTCCGAAGCTCGATCCGATTCCGTCTGAGTCTCCAAAACCGGCAAAGTCACAAAAGTCGTCAGGATCCATGGATAGCACGGCATTGGTGCCCGGGATTCCGTCGATCACGCCGACCTCGGCATTCAACCTGGCCTATAACGATTATCTGAACGGAAAATATGATCTGGCCGTAACGGGATTTCAACGGTTCGTCAAAGATTTTCCCGGCACGTCGCTCACTCCGAACGCCCATTATTGGCTCGGGGAGTCGTATTATCAGCAAAAGGACTATACGAGGGCCATGCAGGCTTTTGAATACGTGTCGACTGAATATCCCGGAAATGAGAAGGTGCCCGCATCGCTGTTCAAGCTGGGACTGGCTGCTGGAGAAACTGGCGACCTCGCTAAATCCAAGAAAAATCTCAAGCGCGTGATCGAAGAATTTCCCACATCCGATGAGGCCAAGCTCGCCAAGAATAAATTGGCTGAAATCAGATGA
- the ybgF gene encoding tol-pal system protein YbgF, giving the protein MHDRLDLRVMLVAGWAMWALVMSGCVAQQADLKQTERSLQQKIKQSNDELLQTRARQSQELTALREQELPQLRDQLERAQHQAQDLQNRQDDLKQRSAVLEQQTKKLEQLAGKLDADNLNRYTQVRESLNAQDIKNKEDRDRLRGDVNTRLDEINRQMETLRKEILEAVQKTNSAVVKSVDARFEEQRKSLADNQVRTEQLSNRFTQFNQSLTGFKESLTTLADKVGQEEQNSKALAAKLESDTRSSSAHINETTKTLTGHLNEVNKSVAAVAQKLATHFDEQVNDMNASMVSSMQKVSARLDEQDRRVESLNKAFDQVSRDAQAAVAASKNGQSQHNGQNGHAQQNGHDQQNGHDQQPTKPAHRSPGTSQSSSASSTQESSVPADRDNMTASLVPEQTTHHAQDPSEKSSVAGETQEASRSAPARSQERPDRTEYERLLGSFRDGDLEGARRGFTAFLGQYPNSELAPNARYWLGESHYGKKDYKQAIDAYDRVEMDYPQSEKVPAAILKKGYAYLALKDKKRASSAFKQVVTLYPKSPEAGKAYDKLSQLKELR; this is encoded by the coding sequence ATGCATGATCGACTGGATCTTCGGGTAATGCTGGTAGCGGGCTGGGCGATGTGGGCGCTGGTTATGTCGGGATGCGTTGCTCAACAAGCGGATCTCAAGCAAACCGAGAGAAGTCTTCAGCAAAAGATCAAGCAGTCGAATGACGAATTGCTGCAGACCCGCGCGAGACAGAGCCAGGAACTTACGGCATTGCGCGAGCAGGAACTGCCGCAGCTGCGTGATCAGCTCGAGCGGGCACAACATCAGGCGCAGGACCTCCAGAATAGACAGGATGATCTCAAACAGCGGTCAGCCGTCCTGGAACAGCAGACGAAGAAACTGGAACAGTTGGCAGGCAAATTGGACGCCGACAACTTGAACCGGTATACGCAAGTCCGGGAGAGTCTGAACGCCCAGGATATCAAAAACAAAGAGGATAGGGACCGGTTGAGGGGAGATGTCAACACGCGTCTTGACGAGATCAACCGACAAATGGAAACGCTTCGAAAGGAGATTCTTGAGGCGGTTCAGAAAACCAACAGCGCGGTTGTCAAAAGCGTCGATGCCAGATTCGAAGAACAGCGCAAATCCCTCGCAGACAACCAGGTGCGGACGGAGCAACTGTCCAATCGGTTCACCCAATTCAACCAATCTCTGACCGGATTCAAAGAATCGCTGACGACGCTTGCGGATAAGGTCGGCCAAGAAGAGCAGAACAGCAAAGCCTTGGCGGCAAAACTCGAAAGCGACACCCGCTCGTCATCGGCACATATTAATGAGACCACCAAAACTCTGACTGGCCACCTCAACGAGGTGAATAAAAGCGTGGCGGCCGTGGCACAGAAATTGGCTACCCATTTTGACGAGCAGGTCAATGACATGAATGCCAGCATGGTTTCTTCCATGCAGAAGGTCAGCGCTAGGCTGGATGAACAAGATCGTCGGGTCGAGTCCTTGAACAAGGCCTTCGATCAGGTTTCACGAGATGCGCAAGCGGCGGTGGCTGCCAGCAAGAACGGTCAGTCGCAGCATAATGGGCAGAACGGTCACGCTCAGCAGAACGGTCATGATCAACAAAATGGTCACGATCAGCAGCCAACCAAGCCGGCGCATCGTTCCCCCGGGACGAGCCAATCCTCCTCCGCCTCTTCGACTCAGGAGTCGTCGGTTCCAGCAGACAGGGACAACATGACCGCCTCGCTGGTCCCCGAGCAGACGACCCACCACGCTCAAGATCCCTCGGAAAAGAGCTCTGTGGCTGGTGAGACGCAGGAGGCGTCGAGGTCGGCGCCTGCTCGTTCCCAGGAGCGACCGGACCGGACCGAATACGAGCGTCTCCTGGGATCGTTCCGAGACGGAGATCTGGAAGGCGCGCGGCGGGGATTCACGGCCTTCTTGGGCCAATATCCCAACTCAGAGTTGGCTCCGAATGCACGCTACTGGCTGGGAGAATCGCACTACGGCAAGAAAGACTACAAACAGGCGATCGACGCGTATGACCGCGTTGAAATGGACTACCCGCAAAGCGAGAAGGTTCCGGCGGCTATTTTGAAAAAGGGCTATGCCTATCTCGCGCTTAAGGACAAGAAGCGGGCGTCCTCCGCATTTAAACAGGTCGTCACGCTCTATCCTAAAAGTCCGGAGGCAGGAAAAGCGTACGACAAATTGTCTCAGTTAAAGGAGTTGCGATAA
- the pal gene encoding peptidoglycan-associated lipoprotein Pal — MGKSRMTLFAALAVTVGLMAIPGCSKKAVQSGGDTQSAQGKTGGGSLGDGATLGSSGSMGSADSGPAGSHSGIGTFPDTSMQSGGGGLKGLDKNPSEERVVAAGGGGTEGGGGNETGGGSAGSGTMLAKADPSDVTRQMDEIRAEQAASTAAGLRDVYFSYDSWTISEEGRQALGRNADWLKSNPGAAIKVEGHCDERGTSAYNLVLGEKRAKAVRNYLVELGVAANRLSVVSYGKERPFCSDHAEACYQQNRRGHLVVRTGK, encoded by the coding sequence ATGGGAAAGAGCCGGATGACATTATTTGCGGCGCTCGCCGTCACGGTTGGCCTTATGGCTATTCCAGGATGTTCCAAGAAGGCCGTCCAATCCGGAGGGGATACGCAGTCTGCTCAGGGCAAGACCGGAGGCGGTAGCCTGGGTGATGGCGCCACCCTCGGAAGCTCCGGATCCATGGGATCGGCAGATTCCGGTCCAGCCGGAAGTCACTCCGGAATCGGCACCTTCCCCGACACCAGCATGCAGTCCGGTGGAGGCGGCTTAAAAGGTCTGGACAAGAATCCGTCGGAGGAGCGGGTTGTCGCGGCTGGAGGAGGGGGAACCGAAGGAGGAGGAGGAAACGAAACAGGAGGAGGGTCAGCCGGAAGCGGGACGATGCTGGCCAAGGCGGATCCTTCCGATGTGACCCGACAGATGGACGAAATTCGCGCGGAGCAGGCTGCGTCAACGGCCGCCGGCCTGCGTGACGTCTATTTTAGTTATGACAGTTGGACGATCAGCGAAGAGGGCCGTCAGGCACTCGGACGCAATGCTGACTGGCTCAAGTCGAACCCGGGCGCCGCAATCAAAGTGGAGGGTCATTGCGATGAGCGAGGCACCTCCGCCTACAATCTTGTCCTCGGCGAAAAGAGAGCCAAGGCCGTGCGGAATTATCTCGTCGAATTGGGAGTGGCCGCCAACCGATTGTCCGTGGTGTCGTATGGGAAGGAGCGCCCCTTTTGTTCCGATCACGCGGAAGCGTGCTATCAGCAAAACCGTCGCGGCCATCTTGTGGTAAGGACAGGCAAATAA
- the tolB gene encoding Tol-Pal system beta propeller repeat protein TolB, translating into MTRLKFAGAIGGVLSLLAGLAGILESGAADVFLEATRPDFQKISLGVVGIQNGGGPDWLGGRLEEVLKKDVKRSLVFDLIDLPSIGIKARDIGNGTANGSKAVFKQAAENGVSVLVWGKAGTKDGEKDGDINMEGFVYDSGSDEIVGGKRYAGSPSVARLMAHRFADELVFRYTGEPGIARTKIAYVSAQGSSRELFVMDYDGYDARQLTADGFLNLMPRWSPDRRFLVFTAYRDRNTQDIDMIELATGKRWTLVSYGGLNITPALSPDGNFLAFASSHEGNSEVYRLDTRTKAIMRLTVNPSGDLSPTWSPTGREIAFVSDRGGGPQLFLMSSDGSNVRRLTFEGDYNAAPAWSPRGNWIAYVCRTPRKEYKLCVITPDGQKRVQLTTGSGVDDSPSWSPDGRHLVFSSLVDGKSHIFMVDADGKNPERLTFEGTHNSAPSWSPAS; encoded by the coding sequence ATGACGAGATTGAAATTTGCTGGGGCGATAGGCGGTGTGCTGTCGTTGTTGGCCGGCCTGGCCGGAATTTTGGAATCCGGGGCTGCCGATGTCTTTCTTGAGGCAACGCGACCCGATTTCCAGAAGATTTCGCTGGGCGTGGTCGGCATCCAGAACGGCGGTGGGCCCGATTGGCTCGGAGGGCGTCTCGAAGAGGTCTTGAAAAAGGACGTCAAACGGTCGCTCGTGTTCGACCTGATCGATCTCCCGAGCATAGGCATCAAAGCACGCGATATCGGCAATGGGACGGCGAATGGATCCAAGGCCGTCTTCAAGCAGGCCGCGGAGAACGGGGTCTCAGTGCTCGTCTGGGGAAAAGCCGGCACAAAAGATGGCGAGAAAGACGGCGATATCAATATGGAGGGATTCGTTTACGACAGCGGAAGCGATGAAATCGTTGGAGGAAAGCGGTATGCCGGGTCTCCCTCGGTCGCCAGACTAATGGCCCACCGGTTCGCAGATGAACTCGTCTTCCGCTACACGGGCGAGCCCGGTATTGCCAGAACAAAAATCGCTTATGTGTCCGCGCAAGGGTCGTCACGAGAATTGTTCGTCATGGATTATGACGGATACGACGCGCGCCAGCTCACAGCTGACGGGTTCCTGAACCTCATGCCCCGTTGGTCGCCGGATCGACGATTCCTGGTGTTCACCGCCTATCGAGACCGGAATACGCAGGACATCGACATGATCGAGCTGGCCACAGGCAAACGATGGACTCTGGTGTCCTATGGAGGGTTGAACATCACACCAGCCCTGTCTCCGGACGGAAACTTTTTGGCGTTTGCCTCGAGCCATGAGGGGAATTCCGAGGTGTATCGTCTGGACACGCGGACGAAAGCCATTATGAGGCTGACCGTCAACCCATCGGGAGATCTTTCTCCGACATGGTCCCCCACTGGTAGAGAAATTGCTTTTGTGTCGGACCGTGGAGGAGGGCCACAACTGTTTTTAATGAGTTCAGACGGGTCGAATGTCAGGCGGCTGACCTTCGAAGGAGACTATAATGCTGCCCCGGCTTGGTCTCCTCGGGGAAATTGGATCGCCTATGTCTGCCGCACTCCCCGCAAGGAATATAAGCTGTGCGTCATCACACCGGACGGGCAAAAACGCGTGCAACTGACTACCGGAAGCGGGGTTGATGATTCCCCATCGTGGTCGCCGGACGGACGGCACCTTGTTTTCAGCTCGCTGGTGGACGGGAAGAGCCATATTTTCATGGTTGATGCAGACGGGAAAAACCCAGAGCGGCTGACGTTTGAAGGCACGCATAACAGCGCCCCGTCTTGGTCTCCCGCATCATAA
- a CDS encoding TonB family protein, whose amino-acid sequence MAAQAQVQSGFWFEQDGQDRFLSKLKRTLVVSLLLHLVVLLIAAGIRLPQKGERPLASVEVSLVSFPTPVKQVEAKPVPQKQQEPVRQSPSKTIVAPPVPQAPPTPQPLPAPQAPPVPQVPVAQVPPEPVRHEPKPVPAAPVAPPVPNPVPVAPPARQSIAKDILRDLQLPPDAPKIGDFTPQKSVARPQPYVPSKVKVPDLVRIPDVAPEPSVKAPQQASLSDELDRELEDELKKIKQFQPATRIETPKDVQAKPALKQEAAIPAPQAVTKPQTTIKTSGSSGTNPYWARIESIIKSQWEPPPIDVSGSSYHVVVKFRFFRNGTVKDVGIQQSSGNDYFDMAGQRAVLKPRVFPPFPAEMTESYQDVEMVFRVGEAVG is encoded by the coding sequence ATGGCGGCACAGGCCCAGGTCCAGTCGGGATTCTGGTTCGAACAGGACGGACAGGACCGGTTTCTCTCGAAGCTCAAACGGACGCTCGTCGTTTCACTGCTGCTGCATCTGGTCGTCCTTCTCATTGCTGCAGGGATCCGATTGCCACAAAAGGGGGAACGCCCCCTGGCGTCCGTCGAAGTGTCGCTGGTCAGTTTTCCCACTCCGGTCAAACAGGTTGAGGCCAAACCGGTACCGCAAAAACAACAAGAGCCTGTGCGGCAGTCCCCATCCAAGACGATCGTCGCTCCGCCGGTTCCTCAAGCTCCCCCGACTCCTCAGCCGCTGCCGGCCCCTCAGGCTCCTCCTGTTCCGCAGGTCCCGGTTGCACAGGTGCCACCTGAACCGGTCAGACACGAGCCCAAACCTGTTCCGGCTGCACCTGTGGCGCCTCCGGTACCCAATCCTGTCCCTGTGGCGCCGCCGGCCAGACAAAGCATTGCGAAGGATATCTTGCGGGATCTTCAGCTTCCTCCTGATGCTCCCAAGATCGGAGATTTTACTCCTCAGAAGTCCGTTGCCAGGCCTCAACCCTACGTACCATCGAAAGTGAAGGTTCCTGATCTCGTGCGCATTCCCGATGTTGCGCCTGAACCGTCCGTCAAAGCGCCGCAACAAGCCTCGCTCAGCGATGAACTCGACCGTGAACTTGAAGACGAGCTCAAGAAAATAAAGCAGTTCCAACCCGCTACGAGAATCGAAACGCCCAAGGACGTTCAGGCCAAACCCGCGTTGAAGCAAGAGGCGGCAATCCCCGCTCCGCAGGCGGTGACCAAACCGCAGACGACGATCAAGACCTCCGGGTCTTCCGGCACGAATCCCTATTGGGCAAGGATCGAGAGCATTATCAAAAGTCAGTGGGAGCCGCCGCCGATCGATGTCAGCGGCAGTAGCTACCATGTAGTGGTCAAGTTCCGGTTCTTTCGCAACGGGACGGTGAAGGATGTTGGAATCCAGCAGTCTTCGGGAAACGATTATTTCGATATGGCAGGTCAGCGTGCCGTGTTGAAACCTCGGGTGTTCCCCCCCTTTCCGGCGGAGATGACGGAATCGTATCAGGATGTCGAAATGGTATTTCGCGTTGGGGAGGCCGTTGGATGA
- a CDS encoding biopolymer transporter ExbD — translation MMFESRQRRFMAEINVVPLVDVVLVLLVIFMVTAPMLYRGMDIKLPTSATNTIKPEMRMVLTIEKDQRLYLDKDPIGVAQLETKLKRLKHENPDVSLYLRADRDVPYGTVVQVMDGVKKAGIEKIGMVTDPVGAERVVAPPVPGTPAKKS, via the coding sequence ATGATGTTCGAGTCCCGGCAGCGGCGGTTCATGGCAGAGATCAATGTGGTTCCGCTCGTCGACGTCGTGCTCGTTCTGCTCGTAATTTTCATGGTGACGGCGCCGATGTTGTACCGCGGGATGGACATTAAACTTCCCACGTCGGCGACCAATACCATCAAGCCGGAAATGCGCATGGTCCTGACGATCGAGAAAGACCAGCGGCTGTACCTGGATAAAGATCCTATCGGTGTCGCGCAACTCGAAACAAAACTGAAGCGCTTGAAACATGAAAACCCCGACGTGTCGCTGTACCTACGCGCCGACCGCGACGTCCCGTACGGCACAGTCGTGCAGGTCATGGACGGCGTGAAGAAAGCCGGAATCGAGAAAATCGGTATGGTGACCGACCCGGTGGGAGCGGAACGGGTCGTCGCTCCGCCTGTTCCGGGCACGCCTGCGAAGAAAAGTTAA
- a CDS encoding MotA/TolQ/ExbB proton channel family protein codes for MFQSGLTGAFGSLGGVSKIVLLVLFVFSVISWAIIFSKWRAFKAADRGDRHFMGLLAKAHDLNELHHQVRHVEASPSAIVFEGVMDRLSSMRNEGQDGSGSGAMDRHIVERTAAHLSQSQLSRLEAYLPFLATTGNITPFVGLLGTVMGIIDAFKEIGSQGTASIAAVAPGVAEALIATAAGLFAAIPAVIAYNYFLTRIRRTAFRLDTVSIELMGAVPVVTPKAKPVPVGAQR; via the coding sequence ATGTTTCAATCAGGATTGACGGGCGCATTCGGGTCATTGGGCGGCGTGTCGAAAATCGTGCTGCTCGTGCTGTTCGTATTTTCCGTGATCTCCTGGGCAATTATCTTTTCCAAATGGCGGGCGTTCAAAGCCGCGGACCGTGGCGATCGTCACTTCATGGGTTTGCTCGCGAAGGCGCATGACTTGAACGAGTTGCATCATCAGGTCCGTCACGTCGAGGCGAGTCCTTCGGCCATTGTATTCGAGGGAGTGATGGACCGGTTGTCGAGTATGCGCAATGAGGGCCAGGACGGCTCCGGTTCTGGGGCTATGGACCGGCATATCGTTGAGCGCACCGCAGCCCATCTTTCGCAAAGCCAGTTGTCGAGGTTGGAAGCCTATCTGCCGTTCCTGGCCACGACCGGAAACATCACCCCGTTCGTCGGCCTCCTGGGAACCGTCATGGGCATCATCGATGCCTTTAAAGAGATCGGCTCACAGGGAACCGCCAGCATCGCCGCGGTGGCTCCCGGGGTTGCCGAGGCATTGATCGCCACGGCCGCCGGCTTGTTTGCCGCGATTCCGGCTGTGATCGCCTACAATTATTTTCTCACGCGGATCCGTCGAACGGCCTTCCGCCTCGATACGGTGTCGATCGAGCTGATGGGAGCGGTTCCGGTCGTGACGCCGAAAGCGAAGCCCGTGCCCGTAGGGGCGCAGCGATGA
- the xerD gene encoding site-specific tyrosine recombinase XerD, producing MIGAMQFDPLIDRYMQHLRIEGGLSHHTIAAYRRDLKKLQGYLQQNEVVSIGRVTPDLLRGFLASLQSTGLAQVSSARCLSAVRGWFRYLRGEHLVDHNPSVELAAGFRGLRLPKTLSQPDVGAILDLPPRAQLEDHRDRAMMEVLYATGLRVSELISVEWSDVNVDVGYLRVTGKGNKQRVVPMGEPARLLLQQYTEQVRPSLLKRRSSRFLFVSRRGTPLTRQAFWKMLRLRAKRAGFAGSISPHMLRHSFATHMLEGGADLRSVQALLGHANIATTQIYTHVERERLKHVHETYFPRRIARKTIRRA from the coding sequence ATGATCGGTGCAATGCAGTTCGATCCGCTGATCGATCGGTATATGCAGCACCTTCGCATCGAAGGTGGATTGTCACACCATACCATCGCAGCCTATCGGCGTGATCTGAAAAAACTGCAGGGCTACCTACAGCAAAACGAGGTGGTGTCAATCGGTCGTGTGACCCCCGATCTCCTCCGGGGGTTTTTGGCTTCACTGCAATCAACCGGGCTCGCACAGGTGTCATCCGCACGGTGTCTCTCGGCCGTCAGGGGCTGGTTTCGGTACCTTCGTGGCGAACACCTCGTTGATCATAATCCATCTGTGGAACTGGCCGCTGGATTTCGGGGGCTACGGTTGCCGAAGACGCTCTCGCAGCCTGATGTGGGGGCTATTCTTGATTTGCCGCCACGCGCGCAACTCGAAGATCACCGTGATAGGGCGATGATGGAAGTATTGTATGCAACCGGACTCCGTGTATCGGAACTCATTTCCGTCGAATGGTCGGATGTCAATGTGGATGTCGGATACCTTCGTGTTACCGGCAAGGGGAACAAACAGCGGGTTGTGCCGATGGGAGAACCGGCGAGACTGCTGCTGCAACAGTATACCGAGCAGGTACGACCGTCGTTGCTTAAGAGACGATCGTCACGATTTCTTTTCGTCTCACGTCGCGGCACGCCCTTGACTCGGCAGGCGTTCTGGAAAATGCTGCGGCTGCGGGCGAAACGGGCTGGTTTCGCTGGTTCAATTTCTCCACACATGCTCCGCCATTCGTTTGCGACCCACATGTTGGAAGGAGGAGCGGACCTGCGTTCAGTCCAGGCACTCCTGGGCCATGCGAATATCGCCACGACACAAATTTATACGCATGTCGAACGCGAACGCCTGAAGCATGTTCATGAGACCTATTTCCCTCGTCGGATAGCGAGGAAGACCATTCGAAGAGCTTGA
- a CDS encoding penicillin-binding protein activator, whose product MTASTYPPSLAFGRRSLSPLVCLLLCLSSVPDVVLAAAPPSRQQTDKSAPASHPALIQAKRLIDKGQSEEAITVLRRFLETAPKPDLLDDTYLLLSAALYEAQQYGEALKYLHTLQAEFPNSEVSDRGKLLLARTHAAMGNPDLAFPILTGIRTLSTDENSKRDAVHISGELYIQKKEYTRAIQAWLDEISLASEEQAGEIRTRINELLRASYDIKMLERVRDAYPRSYPGDVASVRLIELHAGRGEDHYAARQIQQFLSRYPSHPYAAKAEEILSSLQVRLKSHQFLIAAVLPHGGKLGPFASDVLTGVQLAVETNGSLPGAPSIGLLVKDFEFDRPSSLEDLTDLLSNDQPIAVIGPLLSKNLPVLAELTERSHIPLLTPTATLPNVRRLGNSVFSTALTFQLQARRIATYATGEQGYRRFCILYPDTAYGREMANSFAHEIRLHDGEIIAAESYKEGESDISQQLKRMKAEDLKKYGLAVPVDPAKLGGKTTKMDKKILYTPGFDAVFIPGRAADVGLIAAQLNFHDMRVPFLGSNGWNAPDFARTADQSIDGSVFVDGFFAESPNPNVQDFVERYKKRFQTSPTLFAMQGYDAARFVIEAIRKGASSGEAVRDFLVSQTDLPAVGGPAAFLPDGTLNRPLFLIQVKRGHFTQLD is encoded by the coding sequence ATGACTGCCTCCACATATCCCCCATCGCTCGCGTTCGGACGGCGCAGTCTATCCCCCCTTGTCTGCCTGCTTTTGTGTCTCTCATCGGTTCCCGATGTTGTTCTCGCAGCGGCACCGCCTTCCCGCCAGCAAACCGACAAGAGCGCACCCGCCAGCCATCCGGCACTGATTCAAGCCAAACGCCTCATCGACAAAGGTCAATCGGAAGAAGCCATCACGGTGTTGCGCCGCTTTCTGGAGACCGCTCCGAAGCCCGACCTGCTCGACGACACCTACTTGCTTCTGAGTGCGGCATTGTACGAAGCACAGCAGTATGGAGAAGCGTTGAAATACCTCCACACGCTCCAGGCGGAATTTCCAAATTCCGAAGTGTCCGATCGAGGGAAGCTCCTGCTCGCACGCACCCACGCAGCGATGGGCAATCCCGACCTGGCATTTCCAATCTTGACCGGCATCCGGACACTCTCGACCGATGAGAATTCCAAGCGGGACGCGGTGCATATCAGCGGCGAACTCTACATACAGAAGAAAGAGTACACGCGGGCCATCCAAGCCTGGTTGGACGAAATTTCGCTCGCATCCGAAGAACAAGCGGGAGAAATTCGGACGCGCATCAATGAGCTGCTGCGTGCCTCGTACGATATAAAAATGCTGGAACGGGTGAGAGACGCCTATCCGCGAAGCTATCCTGGCGACGTGGCGTCTGTCCGTCTGATCGAACTTCACGCCGGCCGCGGAGAAGATCACTATGCCGCCAGACAAATCCAGCAATTTCTTTCGCGCTACCCCTCGCATCCGTATGCGGCAAAAGCCGAAGAAATTCTTTCTTCGTTACAGGTTCGACTGAAGTCCCATCAATTTCTCATTGCCGCTGTGCTTCCTCACGGAGGCAAACTCGGGCCGTTTGCCTCGGACGTGCTCACCGGAGTCCAACTCGCCGTTGAGACGAACGGCTCGCTTCCCGGCGCACCGTCGATCGGACTGCTCGTGAAAGATTTCGAGTTTGACCGCCCTTCCTCCCTCGAGGATCTGACGGACCTGCTGAGCAACGATCAACCCATCGCGGTCATTGGACCGCTGCTGTCGAAAAATCTTCCCGTGTTGGCCGAACTGACCGAGCGGTCGCACATTCCGCTTCTGACGCCGACGGCGACGCTGCCAAATGTCCGAAGGCTTGGGAATTCGGTCTTCAGCACCGCCCTGACGTTTCAGTTGCAGGCAAGGCGAATCGCAACCTATGCGACGGGAGAACAGGGATACCGTCGATTTTGCATTCTGTACCCGGATACAGCCTATGGGCGTGAAATGGCCAACTCTTTCGCCCACGAAATCCGCCTCCACGACGGGGAAATCATTGCCGCCGAGTCCTATAAAGAAGGCGAGAGCGACATCAGCCAACAGCTCAAGCGCATGAAAGCGGAGGACCTCAAGAAATATGGCCTGGCCGTACCGGTTGACCCGGCGAAGCTCGGGGGCAAGACCACGAAGATGGACAAGAAAATTCTCTACACCCCGGGGTTCGACGCGGTCTTCATTCCGGGACGCGCCGCGGACGTCGGCCTGATTGCCGCCCAATTGAACTTCCACGACATGCGGGTGCCGTTCTTGGGAAGCAACGGATGGAATGCCCCCGATTTCGCCCGTACAGCAGACCAGTCGATCGACGGGTCAGTGTTTGTCGACGGGTTTTTCGCTGAGAGTCCTAATCCGAACGTGCAGGATTTCGTTGAACGCTACAAGAAGCGGTTTCAGACAAGCCCGACGCTCTTTGCCATGCAAGGGTACGATGCCGCCCGATTCGTCATCGAAGCGATTAGGAAAGGCGCATCGTCCGGCGAAGCCGTCCGTGACTTTTTGGTTTCGCAGACCGATCTTCCGGCCGTGGGCGGACCGGCTGCATTCCTTCCCGACGGCACGCTGAACCGCCCCTTGTTCCTTATCCAGGTCAAGCGCGGACACTTTACGCAGCTGGATTGA
- a CDS encoding site-2 protease family protein: protein MNSVNQILHTISYMALPLLFAIILHEYAHGWMADKCGDDTAKRAGRLTINPLAHIDPFGTILMPLLCLILPGSFLLGWAKPVPIEPRNMARPRRDMALVAAAGPGMNLLLAISSAILLATIFTIDPSLSIRDAAGSSAFDSGSLSAMVLLPVAVMAFYSVLINVFLCLFNLIPIPPLDGGRILVSLLPPQPAMALARLEPYGMLILIGLLVFDKELRVIHTISSTMATGLSGTILSTALGFGGGGTQ, encoded by the coding sequence ATGAACAGTGTGAACCAGATTCTCCACACGATTTCCTATATGGCTCTCCCGCTGCTCTTCGCGATAATCCTGCACGAGTACGCCCATGGTTGGATGGCTGATAAATGCGGTGACGACACCGCAAAGCGAGCCGGCCGGCTGACCATCAATCCCCTGGCCCATATCGATCCATTTGGCACGATCCTGATGCCGTTGTTGTGCCTCATTCTTCCAGGGAGCTTTTTACTCGGTTGGGCCAAACCAGTGCCAATTGAGCCGCGCAACATGGCACGTCCCCGCCGCGATATGGCGCTGGTGGCGGCAGCGGGGCCGGGCATGAACCTGCTGCTGGCGATCAGCAGCGCCATCCTGCTCGCGACTATCTTTACAATCGACCCTTCTCTTTCCATCCGCGATGCCGCCGGCTCCTCTGCATTCGACTCTGGTTCATTGTCGGCGATGGTATTGCTGCCCGTCGCCGTGATGGCGTTCTATTCTGTCTTGATCAACGTCTTTCTCTGTCTGTTCAATCTGATTCCGATCCCACCTCTTGATGGAGGCCGTATCCTGGTCAGTCTGCTGCCTCCCCAACCGGCCATGGCCCTGGCACGTCTCGAACCATACGGCATGCTGATTCTCATCGGCTTATTGGTGTTCGACAAAGAACTGCGGGTCATCCACACGATATCGAGCACGATGGCCACGGGGTTATCCGGCACGATTCTCTCGACCGCACTTGGATTCGGCGGCGGAGGAACGCAATGA